Proteins from a single region of Chryseobacterium sp. W4I1:
- a CDS encoding type B 50S ribosomal protein L31 — protein MKKGIHPENYRLVVFKDMSNDEVFLCKSTAETKDTIEYEGQEYPLIKMEISSTSHPFYTGKVKLVDTAGRVDKFMNKYKKFAK, from the coding sequence ATGAAAAAAGGAATCCACCCAGAAAATTATAGACTTGTTGTTTTCAAAGATATGAGTAACGACGAGGTGTTTCTTTGCAAATCTACAGCAGAAACAAAAGACACTATCGAATATGAAGGACAAGAATACCCATTGATCAAAATGGAAATCTCTTCAACTTCTCACCCTTTCTACACTGGTAAAGTGAAACTAGTTGACACTGCAGGTAGAGTTGATAAGTTCATGAACAAATACAAAAAATTCGCTAAGTAA
- a CDS encoding T9SS type A sorting domain-containing protein — MIRLNEFGDELWQKTVGSPSDEEAKSVIQTTDLGFFVSGNIQNSAKGYGSKDVLIVKLDKNGKELSQSIVGGKGLDEVEKMIPTKDGGALLGIYSRSTTGGSKKTENYGEGDYYIIKLDKTGKVEWEKNFGGKGDDHIRTLSLTSAGYLIGGESRSERSGNKTAGIEEGTDLWLISLNERGEEIWQKSYKFGNRDILMGVSVIQSQDTRSKNQDVIKGILLGGYTQAEGRIETDDETFWMLYLNQDGNEQWRKHVKGESRKREERLSDIKLNRDGSIILAGTSAEELGKENWKIVKLGDKQLDQLIEKQDIKIYPNPVSDYAYVEIGFDFKEADIMLYDMGGRQLQSLKTKNKVTKINTQNLIQGAYLITIETDINKTVSTKLIKK, encoded by the coding sequence TTGATTCGACTTAATGAATTCGGAGATGAATTATGGCAGAAAACAGTGGGAAGTCCTTCCGATGAAGAAGCCAAATCTGTTATCCAAACAACTGATCTTGGATTCTTTGTGTCTGGTAACATACAAAATTCGGCTAAAGGGTATGGCTCCAAAGATGTTTTGATAGTAAAACTCGATAAAAACGGGAAAGAACTTTCTCAATCCATTGTAGGAGGCAAAGGTCTGGATGAAGTAGAGAAAATGATTCCTACGAAAGATGGAGGAGCTTTGTTGGGAATTTATTCAAGAAGCACTACAGGCGGTTCAAAGAAAACCGAAAATTATGGCGAAGGAGATTACTATATCATCAAGCTGGATAAAACCGGGAAAGTAGAATGGGAAAAGAATTTTGGCGGAAAAGGAGATGATCACATCAGAACACTGTCATTGACATCAGCAGGCTATTTGATTGGTGGCGAATCCAGATCCGAGAGATCCGGAAATAAAACAGCAGGCATTGAAGAAGGAACCGATCTATGGCTTATTTCATTGAACGAAAGAGGGGAAGAAATCTGGCAGAAATCCTACAAGTTTGGGAATAGAGATATCCTGATGGGAGTGAGTGTTATTCAGAGCCAGGATACAAGATCCAAGAACCAAGATGTGATCAAAGGAATTCTATTGGGTGGTTATACGCAGGCAGAAGGAAGAATTGAGACTGATGATGAAACCTTCTGGATGCTGTATCTGAACCAGGATGGAAATGAGCAGTGGAGAAAACATGTCAAAGGAGAATCCAGAAAAAGAGAAGAAAGGCTTTCAGATATAAAGCTGAACAGGGATGGTTCTATTATTCTGGCAGGAACCAGCGCCGAAGAACTCGGGAAAGAGAACTGGAAGATTGTGAAGCTTGGAGATAAACAACTTGATCAGTTGATCGAAAAACAAGACATCAAAATTTATCCTAATCCTGTTTCAGATTATGCTTATGTAGAAATAGGTTTTGATTTTAAAGAGGCGGATATTATGTTGTATGATATGGGAGGAAGACAATTGCAAAGTCTGAAAACTAAGAATAAAGTAACGAAGATCAATACGCAAAACTTAATTCAAGGGGCTTATCTGATAACAATAGAAACAGATATCAATAAAACAGTTAGCACCAAACTAATCAAGAAATAG
- a CDS encoding KTSC domain-containing protein: protein MPSSVVNSYIYFPETEILRIIYQSGAVYDYLKVPLSVSEKFREARSKGRFLNTVIKRRFKFVKIS, encoded by the coding sequence ATGCCTTCAAGTGTAGTCAACAGTTATATTTATTTTCCTGAGACTGAAATATTAAGAATCATATATCAGTCGGGAGCCGTTTATGACTATTTGAAAGTGCCTTTATCTGTTTCAGAAAAGTTCCGGGAAGCCAGATCAAAAGGGAGATTTCTAAACACTGTGATTAAGCGTAGATTTAAATTTGTTAAAATCAGTTGA
- a CDS encoding DUF4252 domain-containing protein yields MKTLKNIFLRILTLLLLQSCIVSGRPNMDFVKHSGYDFKGARFASFNVPVFLAKPFIKKALREDGESEEVIDLIKKVSKIKVMTVDNGSKDMLNEYSRYLNDNDFEDWATIKHDGDNVNVRVKQNGETIKNMMITVNSDKELVFVDVRGNFTANDISKVINAASDK; encoded by the coding sequence ATGAAAACTTTAAAAAACATTTTTTTAAGAATCCTGACCCTCCTTTTGCTTCAGTCCTGTATCGTTTCAGGAAGACCCAATATGGATTTTGTTAAACATTCCGGGTATGATTTTAAAGGAGCAAGATTTGCCAGCTTTAATGTGCCTGTGTTTTTAGCTAAACCTTTTATAAAGAAAGCTTTGAGAGAAGATGGGGAAAGCGAAGAAGTTATTGACCTGATTAAAAAAGTTTCAAAAATAAAGGTGATGACCGTTGATAACGGGAGCAAGGATATGCTGAACGAATACTCCAGGTATTTAAATGATAACGATTTTGAAGATTGGGCGACCATCAAACATGACGGCGACAATGTCAATGTAAGAGTAAAGCAGAATGGAGAAACCATTAAAAACATGATGATCACTGTAAATTCAGATAAAGAGCTGGTATTTGTGGATGTAAGAGGCAATTTTACAGCGAACGATATTTCAAAAGTGATTAATGCCGCTTCAGATAAATAA
- a CDS encoding DUF6705 family protein produces the protein MKKISIILLILSINLIFAQQIFPLNGSMVDRPNAAYYKDLDGELNQYVGTWKGTWEGKTLYLDLRKIKKRRTASDGSYYDIDKILGERKIISSSGSTEIDRITNFDENSPEFNGIFGQYKNFAQKYLLFQPKNMCNATANVNITFIDVQKTQINLHYEHNPSGINESCQYYNQIMVQGQEWPFNFPKDIVLTKQ, from the coding sequence ATGAAAAAGATATCAATTATACTATTAATTTTAAGTATTAATTTAATTTTTGCACAGCAAATATTTCCATTGAATGGCAGTATGGTAGATCGTCCTAATGCAGCATATTATAAGGATCTAGATGGTGAGCTTAATCAATATGTAGGGACTTGGAAAGGGACTTGGGAAGGGAAAACTTTATATCTTGACTTAAGAAAGATAAAAAAAAGGAGGACAGCAAGTGATGGCAGTTATTATGATATAGATAAAATACTTGGTGAACGTAAAATAATTTCTTCTAGTGGTTCTACGGAAATAGATAGAATAACTAATTTTGATGAAAACTCGCCAGAATTTAATGGCATTTTTGGTCAATATAAAAACTTCGCTCAGAAATATTTATTATTTCAACCTAAAAATATGTGTAATGCTACCGCTAATGTAAATATTACGTTTATCGATGTACAAAAAACGCAAATAAATTTACACTATGAGCATAACCCAAGTGGCATCAATGAATCCTGTCAATACTATAATCAGATTATGGTGCAAGGACAAGAATGGCCTTTTAATTTTCCAAAAGATATCGTTTTAACAAAACAATAG
- a CDS encoding DUF4407 domain-containing protein produces the protein MKTNQPIINQANHKINWFQKFLMVCSGGNIHILRKTPSEWNKFSGIGGIVLFTAVFATLSAGYAMYTVFDNIWTSIGFGVLWGLMIFNLDRYIVSSIKKTGTWWNQILMAIPRLILATFLGIIISKPLELKIFEKEVNKQLNTIIQRNKKQLQGEMNGRILQQSGPFETEKKQIAEKTAQYQKSYDSASVELEKEILGKQSGLTSGKEGFGPNAKRKQELKEQRRQDLENFQKQNTARLDYLDKEISKVYTNLETERKSTETFEDKFNGFAARLQALDELGKNSAIIGLAAAFIMGLFICLEISPVLVKLISQVGPYDYLLEKTENDFKLYSKEKIEKGNALTDFRIDDFKDNLKK, from the coding sequence ATGAAAACAAACCAACCAATTATAAATCAAGCGAATCATAAAATAAACTGGTTCCAGAAGTTTCTGATGGTATGTTCCGGAGGAAACATTCATATTTTGAGAAAGACCCCGAGCGAATGGAATAAATTTTCCGGGATCGGCGGTATTGTATTATTCACCGCAGTATTTGCGACGCTGTCTGCAGGTTATGCCATGTATACTGTATTTGATAATATCTGGACTTCAATAGGATTTGGTGTTCTTTGGGGACTGATGATTTTCAATCTTGACCGCTACATTGTTTCTTCTATCAAAAAAACAGGAACCTGGTGGAATCAAATACTGATGGCTATTCCGCGTTTAATTTTAGCAACTTTCCTTGGAATTATTATCTCCAAGCCTTTGGAGCTTAAAATCTTTGAAAAAGAAGTTAATAAACAGCTGAATACCATTATTCAGAGAAATAAAAAACAGCTTCAGGGAGAAATGAACGGGAGAATCCTACAGCAGAGCGGCCCTTTTGAAACGGAAAAGAAACAGATTGCTGAAAAGACAGCCCAATATCAAAAGTCTTACGATTCCGCATCTGTAGAGCTCGAAAAAGAAATTCTCGGAAAACAGTCTGGTTTGACGAGTGGAAAAGAAGGTTTCGGACCGAATGCAAAACGTAAGCAGGAACTAAAGGAACAGAGACGTCAGGATCTTGAAAATTTTCAGAAACAGAATACGGCAAGACTTGATTACTTAGACAAGGAAATCTCTAAAGTTTATACAAATCTGGAAACGGAAAGGAAATCTACGGAGACTTTTGAGGATAAATTCAATGGGTTTGCAGCTCGACTTCAGGCTTTGGATGAATTGGGGAAAAATTCAGCCATCATAGGACTGGCAGCGGCTTTTATCATGGGCCTTTTTATCTGTCTTGAAATCTCCCCGGTATTGGTGAAATTAATTTCCCAGGTAGGACCGTATGATTATCTTTTAGAAAAAACTGAAAATGACTTCAAGCTTTATTCGAAGGAAAAAATTGAGAAGGGAAATGCTTTAACTGATTTCCGGATCGATGATTTTAAGGATAATTTAAAAAAATAG
- a CDS encoding putative sugar nucleotidyl transferase translates to MQLVFSDAQYWEDFLPLTFTRPVAAMRCGILTFSERWQKILGNTEVSYFTENYLQNKFKSPEDKESLFLVTNFLPTETVIQQIKDLKQGEALVYEDELVAAKINMKGFSLNQIEKMTDIKEKLTFFKKPADLFTYNHLAIDFDFALLTEGRMSQELSSTNGFLGDKKDLFIEEGAQIEFSTINTKTGKIYIGKNAEVMEGCNLRGPISLGEDSKFNLGSKIYGATTVGPHCKVGGEVNNIIIFGYSSKGHEGFVGNSVIGEWCNFGADTNSSNLKNNYSHVKLWSYRTKAFEDTGLQFAGLIMGDHSKTAINTQLNTGTVIGVASNIFKPGFPPNLVENFSWGGFKDSERFKLDKAYEVAEKAMARRKVALTDEDKGILKYIFDTY, encoded by the coding sequence ATGCAATTAGTATTTTCAGATGCCCAGTATTGGGAAGATTTTCTTCCGCTAACCTTTACCCGTCCGGTTGCCGCAATGCGCTGTGGGATCCTTACTTTTTCAGAACGATGGCAAAAGATCCTGGGAAATACCGAAGTCTCTTATTTCACAGAAAATTACCTTCAGAATAAATTTAAAAGTCCGGAAGATAAGGAAAGTCTTTTCCTGGTAACCAATTTTCTTCCGACTGAAACGGTAATCCAGCAAATCAAAGATCTTAAACAAGGGGAAGCTCTTGTGTATGAAGATGAACTGGTCGCTGCTAAAATCAATATGAAAGGTTTTTCGCTGAACCAGATCGAAAAGATGACGGATATAAAAGAGAAATTAACTTTCTTTAAAAAACCGGCAGACTTATTTACTTATAATCATCTGGCGATTGATTTTGATTTTGCTTTGCTTACTGAAGGAAGAATGTCACAGGAATTGTCTTCTACCAACGGATTTTTAGGTGATAAAAAAGACCTGTTTATTGAAGAAGGTGCTCAGATAGAATTTTCTACGATCAATACAAAGACAGGAAAGATCTACATTGGGAAAAATGCTGAGGTGATGGAAGGCTGCAATCTCCGCGGACCAATCTCTTTAGGAGAAGATTCTAAGTTTAATCTGGGGTCTAAAATTTATGGAGCTACCACGGTTGGCCCTCACTGTAAAGTAGGTGGTGAAGTGAACAACATCATTATATTTGGCTATTCAAGTAAAGGGCATGAAGGTTTTGTAGGGAATTCCGTGATCGGCGAATGGTGCAATTTCGGAGCGGATACGAATTCTTCCAACCTTAAAAACAACTACAGCCATGTCAAATTGTGGAGCTACAGAACAAAAGCTTTTGAAGACACAGGACTTCAGTTTGCCGGTCTTATTATGGGAGACCATTCTAAAACAGCGATCAATACTCAGCTGAATACAGGAACGGTAATAGGAGTTGCTTCCAATATTTTTAAACCGGGCTTTCCGCCAAACCTTGTTGAGAATTTTTCATGGGGTGGATTTAAAGATAGTGAAAGGTTTAAATTGGATAAAGCATATGAAGTCGCTGAGAAGGCGATGGCAAGACGAAAAGTGGCTTTAACGGATGAGGATAAGGGTATTTTGAAATATATTTTTGATACATATTAA
- the guaB gene encoding IMP dehydrogenase: MSIHNKIVETAITFDDVLLVPSYSEVLPNQVSLKSRLTDKITLNVPIVSAAMDTVTEGDLAIALARVGGLGFIHKNMTIAEQAAQVNRVKRSENGMISDPVTLSKDHTLAQAKETMAKYKISGLPVVDADNVLIGIITNRDVKYQENLDMKVEEIMTKENLITSDKNTNLEKAKEILLKSRVEKLPIVDQNNKLVGLITIKDIDNQLEYPNSNKDHKGRLIVGAGVGVGEDTMDRIAALVNAGVDIVAIDSAHGHSKGVLDKISEIRRAYPDLDIVGGNIVTAEAAKDLIEAGANVLKVGVGPGSICTTRVVAGVGVPQLSAIYNVYEYAATKNVTVIADGGIKLSGDIVKAIASGAGAVMLGSLLAGTDEAPGEEIIFQGRKFKSYQGMGSLSAMKRGGKERYFQSEAKKFVPEGIEGRVPHKGKLEDVIFQLTGGLRAGMGYCGAKDMEALQKDTKMVMITGSGLKESHPHDVIITQEAPNYSF; encoded by the coding sequence ATGTCTATTCATAACAAAATTGTAGAGACAGCCATCACTTTCGATGACGTTCTTCTAGTCCCTTCTTATTCAGAAGTTTTACCTAACCAGGTATCATTAAAATCAAGACTTACCGACAAAATCACGCTGAATGTTCCGATAGTTTCTGCTGCGATGGACACAGTTACTGAAGGAGATCTGGCCATTGCCCTGGCAAGAGTTGGTGGTTTAGGTTTTATTCACAAAAATATGACAATCGCTGAGCAGGCTGCTCAGGTAAATCGTGTAAAACGTTCCGAAAACGGAATGATTTCTGATCCTGTGACCCTTTCAAAAGATCATACCCTGGCCCAGGCTAAGGAAACGATGGCGAAATATAAGATTTCCGGTCTTCCTGTGGTAGATGCTGATAATGTATTAATCGGAATCATTACCAACAGAGATGTGAAGTATCAGGAAAACCTTGATATGAAAGTCGAAGAGATCATGACCAAAGAAAATCTGATCACTTCTGATAAAAATACCAACCTTGAGAAAGCAAAAGAAATTCTTCTTAAAAGCAGAGTTGAAAAGCTTCCTATCGTAGATCAGAACAATAAACTTGTTGGATTGATCACCATTAAAGATATTGACAATCAGCTGGAATATCCAAACTCAAATAAAGATCACAAAGGACGACTTATCGTAGGAGCCGGAGTTGGAGTTGGTGAAGATACGATGGACAGAATTGCAGCATTGGTAAACGCCGGTGTTGATATTGTAGCTATTGATTCTGCTCACGGACATTCCAAAGGAGTTTTAGATAAAATTTCAGAAATCAGAAGAGCATATCCTGATCTGGATATTGTAGGAGGAAATATCGTAACGGCTGAAGCAGCAAAAGACCTGATTGAAGCAGGAGCTAATGTTCTTAAAGTAGGAGTGGGGCCTGGTTCTATCTGTACAACAAGAGTTGTGGCAGGAGTCGGTGTTCCTCAGTTATCTGCTATTTATAACGTTTACGAGTATGCTGCAACTAAAAATGTAACGGTTATCGCTGACGGAGGGATCAAGCTTTCCGGAGATATCGTAAAAGCAATTGCAAGTGGAGCAGGAGCTGTAATGCTGGGTTCTCTTTTAGCTGGAACGGATGAAGCTCCGGGAGAAGAAATTATTTTCCAGGGAAGAAAGTTCAAATCTTATCAGGGAATGGGAAGTCTTTCCGCAATGAAGAGAGGTGGAAAAGAAAGATATTTCCAAAGTGAGGCTAAAAAATTCGTACCGGAAGGAATCGAAGGAAGAGTACCCCATAAAGGCAAACTGGAGGATGTGATCTTCCAATTGACCGGAGGCTTAAGAGCAGGAATGGGATACTGTGGGGCTAAAGATATGGAGGCTTTACAGAAAGATACCAAAATGGTAATGATCACCGGAAGCGGATTGAAAGAATCTCACCCACATGATGTAATTATCACTCAGGAAGCTCCGAACTATTCTTTTTAG
- a CDS encoding helix-turn-helix domain-containing protein, whose protein sequence is MTLGEKLKKARINKNFTQEYLAEVLHVSQKTYSNFENDKSKPGFSQVEEIAKILDVSVLDFLSGDGLSFNYDNVHGGNNGFIYQNQLPEKLIEQYEERLKDKDAEIAYLRKLIDKN, encoded by the coding sequence ATGACTTTAGGCGAAAAACTGAAAAAAGCGAGAATCAATAAAAACTTTACACAGGAATATCTTGCGGAAGTTCTACATGTGTCTCAGAAAACCTATTCCAATTTTGAGAATGATAAAAGCAAACCTGGCTTTTCGCAGGTAGAAGAAATTGCAAAAATTCTGGATGTAAGTGTGCTTGATTTTTTGAGTGGCGATGGATTATCTTTTAATTATGATAATGTTCATGGCGGAAATAATGGATTTATTTACCAAAATCAACTTCCTGAAAAATTAATAGAACAATACGAAGAAAGGCTGAAAGATAAGGATGCAGAGATTGCTTATCTTCGAAAACTTATCGATAAAAATTAA
- a CDS encoding DUF4252 domain-containing protein, with product MKKIFIIFALAFTHFFTLYGQSDKFDRLFEKYQEVEGVTSIKIAKPMFGMLSSLNIDDSQLDQIKPLLSKINGLKILITENPEKANTKEGIKVQTHLSELNKDVASYLKNLNYSEIMSVNNSGSKIKFLSSEAKDGILDDLLLSIDGGTGENILVMLDGKLSMDDVNKIINSSETKTNSNTHTRSSVTSETNSSYLNGEARNVGEFSGIQVSTGVNLVFKQESPTNVKVIADADKLQYIITKVENGTLKVYIDNKGQKNIKFKNLSVNVSSPRMDNIKVSSGAIFSVVNSIKENNLSIDVSSGANVKGDFKISNTVDVNASSGSVIRAGITAGTILAKISSGANTAFEGKADSGTIDISSGALCKADELRIDNLEAEATSGGNLSVNVSARLKVRASSGGLIRYKGKPEIESNISKISGGSLKPID from the coding sequence ATGAAAAAAATATTCATAATATTCGCACTGGCCTTTACCCATTTCTTTACTTTGTATGGGCAGAGTGATAAGTTCGACAGGCTTTTTGAAAAGTATCAGGAAGTAGAAGGAGTGACCTCCATTAAAATTGCAAAGCCGATGTTCGGGATGCTCAGCAGTCTCAATATTGATGATTCACAGCTGGATCAGATCAAACCGTTGCTTTCTAAAATTAATGGATTGAAGATTCTGATTACTGAAAACCCTGAAAAAGCAAATACCAAAGAAGGAATTAAAGTTCAAACCCATCTTTCAGAGCTTAATAAAGACGTTGCATCTTATTTAAAAAACCTGAATTATAGCGAGATCATGTCTGTTAATAATTCCGGATCGAAAATCAAATTTCTTTCTTCCGAAGCAAAGGACGGAATACTTGATGATCTTTTGTTAAGTATTGATGGCGGAACGGGAGAGAATATTCTGGTCATGCTGGATGGCAAGCTTTCTATGGATGATGTGAACAAGATCATCAATTCCAGCGAAACAAAAACAAACTCAAATACCCATACCAGAAGCAGCGTTACATCTGAAACTAATTCCTCTTACCTCAATGGGGAAGCCAGAAATGTGGGTGAATTTTCAGGAATTCAGGTCAGTACAGGAGTGAATCTGGTTTTCAAACAGGAAAGTCCTACCAATGTGAAAGTAATTGCCGATGCGGATAAGCTTCAGTATATCATCACAAAAGTAGAAAATGGAACACTGAAAGTATATATAGATAATAAAGGACAAAAAAATATAAAATTTAAAAACCTAAGTGTAAACGTCTCCTCTCCGAGAATGGATAATATCAAAGTGTCTTCGGGAGCTATTTTCTCAGTAGTGAATTCTATAAAAGAAAATAATCTGAGTATTGATGTATCGTCGGGAGCAAATGTGAAAGGAGACTTTAAAATTTCGAATACAGTTGATGTTAATGCCTCTTCAGGCTCAGTTATCAGAGCGGGAATTACAGCAGGAACTATTCTTGCAAAAATTTCAAGCGGGGCAAATACCGCTTTTGAAGGAAAGGCAGATTCAGGAACTATAGATATCAGCAGCGGTGCACTTTGTAAGGCAGACGAACTAAGAATAGACAATCTTGAGGCTGAAGCAACATCTGGAGGAAACCTTTCTGTGAATGTATCTGCAAGACTGAAAGTAAGAGCTTCCTCGGGAGGGCTAATAAGATATAAAGGGAAACCGGAAATAGAATCTAATATCAGTAAAATTTCAGGAGGAAGTCTGAAACCTATCGATTAA
- a CDS encoding AAA family ATPase — protein MIIDKEEIQKKKKKLDDCKTFLKKEFIGIDKIIDDLMEYLQIWYLMPEILTRPVVINLWGMTGVGKTDLVRKTVRFLEFQNRFVEIELSNSDETSWSKSVSDIFQSNRLNDEKPSIVLFDEIQRFNTIDPDGTPVPQTKFTDFWELLSDGRLSRRERDDLEHYLFSYLLRKKENDRKKMNGETDMEENPYLNLWDAKELKKYLSMEDDVMSIIDMKEEDMIKLILQKQKEKKIYEPVDYSKMLIIISGNLDEAFQMSRETSEADIDANIYHAFTKKITVVDIKNALSRKFRPEQVARFGNIHLIYFSLKTEDFQQLIQREISNLKKKTKSKFRISLKISKNINDLIYRNGVFPVQGVRPVFSSVVDILETNLSKFLFEAISHDDKTVEIDYPVAQKMITGKVGERMIEIPYTGRIDSIRQSNQEDAVANISVHECGHAVSYMLYTGFAPLQLKSKVASSYAAGFTFPHQIHDTKESLLDRIKIYLAGGIAEEIIFGENNASIGRSHDREQATILATDYIRKYGFDEEFQAAYSFEEYAHRMQHHITDKKIEKLMQELAKKTREDLILHLNLLKDMSIELSKKGSMLPKEIYDIAKKHQLEVSIKEEGYLHIADYHNQLNQ, from the coding sequence ATGATTATTGATAAAGAAGAGATCCAGAAGAAAAAGAAAAAACTGGACGACTGCAAAACATTCCTGAAAAAAGAATTCATCGGAATAGATAAGATTATTGATGATTTGATGGAATATCTTCAGATTTGGTACCTAATGCCGGAAATTCTGACAAGACCTGTTGTAATCAACTTATGGGGAATGACAGGCGTAGGAAAAACTGATCTGGTAAGAAAAACTGTCCGCTTTCTGGAATTCCAGAACCGTTTTGTAGAAATAGAGCTCAGCAACAGCGATGAAACGTCGTGGAGTAAAAGTGTTTCCGATATTTTTCAAAGCAATCGCCTAAATGACGAGAAACCGAGCATTGTTCTCTTCGATGAAATCCAACGTTTTAATACAATAGATCCGGATGGCACACCTGTTCCGCAGACCAAATTTACAGACTTTTGGGAACTTTTAAGTGATGGCCGTTTAAGCAGAAGAGAACGTGATGACCTTGAGCATTACCTATTCTCTTATCTTTTGCGTAAAAAAGAAAACGACCGAAAGAAAATGAACGGGGAAACGGACATGGAAGAAAATCCTTATCTGAATCTATGGGATGCCAAGGAGTTGAAAAAATACCTCAGCATGGAAGATGATGTGATGAGCATTATTGACATGAAGGAGGAAGATATGATCAAACTAATCCTTCAGAAACAAAAAGAGAAAAAAATCTATGAACCGGTAGATTACAGTAAAATGCTGATCATCATCAGCGGAAATCTGGATGAAGCTTTCCAGATGTCCCGTGAAACAAGTGAGGCAGATATAGATGCTAATATTTACCATGCCTTTACAAAGAAAATTACAGTTGTTGATATAAAAAATGCTTTGTCCAGAAAATTCCGCCCGGAGCAGGTTGCAAGGTTTGGAAATATTCATTTGATATATTTTTCATTAAAAACAGAAGATTTTCAGCAACTCATCCAAAGGGAGATCAGCAACCTTAAAAAGAAGACAAAATCTAAATTCAGGATTAGCCTGAAGATCAGCAAAAATATCAATGATCTGATTTACAGAAACGGGGTATTCCCTGTTCAGGGTGTGCGTCCTGTTTTCAGCAGTGTAGTAGATATCCTGGAAACGAATCTCAGCAAATTTCTTTTTGAAGCAATCAGTCATGATGATAAAACTGTAGAAATAGATTATCCGGTAGCGCAAAAAATGATCACCGGAAAAGTGGGTGAACGCATGATAGAAATTCCCTACACAGGAAGAATTGACAGTATCAGACAGTCTAATCAGGAGGACGCAGTAGCCAATATCAGCGTTCACGAATGCGGACATGCAGTTTCTTATATGCTTTATACCGGCTTTGCCCCATTGCAATTGAAGAGTAAAGTGGCCAGCAGCTATGCGGCAGGATTTACATTTCCTCACCAGATCCACGATACGAAAGAAAGCCTTCTGGACAGAATTAAAATTTATCTGGCAGGAGGTATTGCAGAAGAGATTATATTTGGAGAAAATAATGCAAGTATAGGAAGAAGCCATGACCGGGAGCAGGCCACGATTCTTGCAACAGATTATATCAGGAAATATGGATTTGATGAAGAATTCCAGGCTGCCTACAGCTTTGAAGAATATGCCCACCGCATGCAGCATCATATCACGGATAAGAAGATCGAAAAACTGATGCAGGAGCTTGCTAAAAAGACAAGGGAAGATCTTATTCTTCACCTGAATCTTCTGAAAGATATGAGTATTGAACTAAGCAAAAAGGGCAGCATGCTACCTAAAGAAATTTATGACATCGCTAAAAAACACCAGCTGGAAGTAAGCATAAAAGAAGAAGGATATCTTCATATTGCAGATTATCACAATCAGCTGAATCAATAG
- a CDS encoding RNA polymerase sigma factor, protein MTQETFKNTVFILKDEMYRFAKRFVMSSDEAEDVVQDLMMKFWQKREELEQFGNFKSYALKSVRNECLNRLKHHDVRLGFADLQLHRSELYSMDINNLKEHIIGFINQLPEKQKMVIHLKDVEEYEVSEISEMLEMEENAVRVNLMRARQKVKEQISQLMSYEQRSISE, encoded by the coding sequence ATGACCCAAGAAACTTTCAAGAATACGGTGTTTATTCTCAAAGACGAGATGTATCGTTTTGCGAAAAGATTCGTTATGAGCAGTGATGAGGCAGAGGATGTGGTGCAGGACCTGATGATGAAATTCTGGCAGAAGAGGGAAGAACTGGAGCAGTTTGGAAATTTTAAATCCTACGCTTTGAAGTCTGTCCGGAACGAATGCCTGAATCGTCTGAAGCACCACGACGTGAGGCTGGGATTTGCAGATTTGCAGCTTCACCGCTCAGAATTGTACAGCATGGATATCAATAATCTGAAGGAGCATATTATAGGATTTATCAATCAGCTCCCCGAGAAACAGAAAATGGTGATCCATCTGAAAGATGTAGAAGAATATGAGGTCTCGGAAATTTCCGAAATGCTGGAAATGGAAGAAAACGCGGTAAGAGTAAATCTGATGCGGGCGAGACAAAAAGTAAAAGAACAAATATCACAACTGATGAGCTATGAACAAAGATCAATTTCAGAATAA